The proteins below are encoded in one region of Fimbriimonadaceae bacterium:
- a CDS encoding tyrosine-type recombinase/integrase, with the protein MAKAISGEGSIRKRLSGKLAGKWRVQWSYDDPMSNDLTTVDRTFPTQAEAARFLKELKARVHTGQKIEESNTKKALTLNAWFDDLAGTSERGYAGRWSEDGMKLQTIAAKVSRYNSNVRRSELGSLPVQLIDVDRARAFFRAMKEAGKSKATMKDVQAVLVKVMNDAIDTYEKFPNLRNAFSKVKLETPEAREAIVVTPENAMKAIRKLEAPADRAFLGLYFLAGLRLSEQMALTAEQVDFAQGVIVIDRAVKLGPTGRQEVGLPKGDKTRLVALCPTLADLLKPVVGDSDGYLFHADSADKPKMKKVVYSTWKRILKESGLPDELELRDCRLSHNSWIEKFCPKVSLSTRLEHMGHSVNRNNSEHKGLTVNVRNYTRFLSGGLDILRKELERVVKAAERKASRH; encoded by the coding sequence ATGGCCAAAGCTATTTCGGGCGAAGGCTCCATCCGCAAGCGACTCAGCGGCAAACTCGCTGGCAAGTGGCGGGTCCAGTGGTCATACGACGATCCGATGTCCAACGACCTGACGACGGTGGATCGTACTTTCCCGACCCAGGCCGAAGCAGCCAGGTTCCTAAAGGAACTTAAGGCTCGTGTTCACACCGGCCAGAAGATTGAGGAGTCGAACACCAAGAAGGCGCTGACGCTCAATGCGTGGTTCGACGATCTCGCCGGGACTTCAGAGAGGGGCTATGCGGGTCGCTGGAGCGAAGACGGAATGAAGCTCCAGACAATCGCGGCCAAAGTCAGCCGCTACAACTCGAACGTGCGCCGCTCTGAACTTGGCTCACTTCCCGTGCAGCTCATTGATGTAGATCGCGCCCGTGCGTTCTTCCGAGCGATGAAGGAAGCTGGCAAGAGCAAGGCGACAATGAAGGACGTTCAGGCGGTGCTGGTCAAGGTGATGAACGACGCGATCGACACCTACGAGAAGTTCCCCAACCTCCGGAACGCCTTCTCAAAGGTGAAGCTTGAGACTCCTGAAGCCCGCGAAGCAATTGTGGTGACACCTGAAAACGCGATGAAGGCCATCCGGAAGTTGGAGGCTCCCGCCGATCGCGCCTTTCTTGGTTTGTACTTCCTTGCGGGTCTTAGGCTAAGCGAGCAAATGGCGCTCACTGCCGAGCAGGTCGACTTTGCTCAAGGAGTGATTGTCATTGATCGTGCGGTCAAACTTGGACCGACCGGTCGCCAGGAAGTCGGGCTCCCGAAGGGCGACAAGACGAGGCTGGTTGCCCTGTGCCCCACACTGGCTGATCTATTGAAGCCAGTGGTCGGTGACAGTGACGGCTACCTCTTTCATGCCGACTCCGCTGACAAGCCGAAGATGAAGAAAGTTGTCTATTCGACATGGAAGCGCATCCTCAAAGAGTCCGGGTTGCCAGACGAGCTTGAACTTCGCGACTGTCGCCTCTCGCACAATTCCTGGATCGAGAAATTCTGCCCAAAAGTCAGCCTCTCGACGAGGCTCGAACACATGGGGCACAGCGTCAACCGGAACAACTCGGAACACAAAGGGTTGACCGTGAATGTCCGCAACTACACTCGCTTTCTGAGCGGTGGCTTGGACATCCTGAGGAAGGAACTTGAGCGGGTTGTGAAGGCAGCCGAGCGTAAAGCATCGCGGCATTAA
- a CDS encoding DUF853 family protein: MLATHGLIIGATGSGKTNLLHHLIAGDLMRGQSIVVLDARGDLALATVELAARAGVDPKDLRFFNLREKDQPLGFNPLAGNGEPYYRALGLIDAVAAESESWGVQLAETFRNAALLLAETGSPITKLDGLFHNRAARRELIARATSEPLRAFWSRYDSLSADKQSVLASPVLNKVSALLSTVGLRRMYGHPAPVDLAEHLGTAGSVTLVSLAVDELHSAGWMTGSIMLSSICREVFSQATVAESQRNPIRLYVDEFENFAMRDFESILAEGRRFGFSIVLAHQTLAQLTPKLRSVILGNVGVKVVFRTGYQDAEVLNRDLAGIKGAFDLASLPVGEAVLWRRGEFPFQIEINAPLIDDVGSVSQSAREFLARLAELTPAFFEIVEETQSVEAPDQAQVEEQPTSRKRQKDLETQPGHLEDWLS, encoded by the coding sequence GTGCTCGCCACGCATGGGCTTATCATCGGTGCAACCGGCAGCGGCAAGACCAATCTGCTTCATCACCTTATTGCTGGGGACCTGATGCGGGGGCAATCAATTGTAGTGCTCGACGCTCGTGGTGACCTAGCCCTGGCGACGGTCGAGTTGGCGGCGCGGGCTGGCGTTGATCCTAAAGATTTGAGGTTCTTTAACCTTCGTGAAAAGGATCAACCGCTGGGATTCAATCCTCTCGCAGGCAACGGCGAACCTTACTACCGGGCGCTCGGGCTGATCGACGCAGTCGCTGCAGAGTCCGAGTCCTGGGGTGTACAACTCGCCGAGACATTCCGAAACGCCGCCCTCCTGCTCGCTGAAACTGGATCCCCCATCACAAAGCTTGACGGGCTGTTTCACAATCGTGCCGCTCGGCGAGAGTTGATCGCACGAGCGACTTCTGAGCCTCTCCGCGCTTTCTGGAGTCGATACGACTCGCTTTCTGCCGACAAGCAGTCTGTACTGGCCTCACCGGTGCTCAACAAAGTGAGCGCCCTTCTGTCAACGGTTGGACTTCGGCGGATGTACGGCCATCCTGCGCCCGTTGATCTTGCCGAGCACCTGGGAACGGCAGGAAGCGTGACCCTGGTCTCGCTCGCTGTCGACGAACTTCACTCAGCGGGATGGATGACGGGCTCGATCATGCTCAGTTCAATTTGCCGCGAAGTCTTTTCTCAGGCAACTGTCGCGGAGAGCCAGCGAAACCCGATTCGGCTGTACGTTGACGAGTTCGAGAACTTCGCAATGCGAGACTTCGAATCGATCCTTGCCGAGGGTCGGAGATTCGGTTTCTCGATCGTGTTGGCGCATCAGACCTTGGCCCAGCTTACGCCAAAGCTCCGTTCGGTGATCTTGGGGAACGTGGGTGTGAAGGTCGTGTTCCGCACGGGCTACCAGGACGCTGAGGTTTTGAATCGTGATCTCGCCGGCATCAAAGGCGCATTTGATCTTGCCTCTCTTCCCGTAGGCGAAGCGGTGCTCTGGCGTCGTGGCGAGTTTCCCTTCCAGATTGAAATCAATGCTCCACTCATTGACGATGTTGGAAGCGTCAGCCAATCCGCTCGCGAGTTCTTGGCACGACTCGCTGAACTGACTCCTGCGTTCTTCGAGATTGTCGAAGAAACCCAGTCCGTTGAGGCTCCGGACCAAGCTCAGGTCGAAGAGCAGCCGACTTCACGGAAGCGGCAAAAGGACCTGGAAACACAGCCAGGGCACTTGGAGGATTGGCTGTCATGA
- a CDS encoding replication-relaxation family protein — protein sequence MRVTNRDLRVLRDLALSQVMFRDQFRELGYFNSITRVNTRLRELRRLDLVRRLESPFFGQSLYMATKRAAEVVDARISSLIEGRTSSPRFVQHALSVTNVRIALQRKSSAAWRFEQQLWRKIQGSKEHELRPDGLLMASLPIFVEVDMGHASATRFKEKLTAYQALARSGQCQSLYGFSQFRVLVVTTGPLRSRHLRRLQPSDAGFELLVQTFDEVGATPITPWS from the coding sequence ATGAGAGTGACAAATCGCGACCTCAGAGTCCTTCGCGACTTGGCGCTAAGCCAAGTGATGTTCAGGGACCAGTTCCGCGAGCTCGGCTACTTCAACTCGATTACTCGTGTGAACACTCGCTTGAGGGAGTTGAGGCGGCTTGACCTCGTCCGTCGGTTGGAGAGTCCGTTTTTCGGTCAGAGCCTATACATGGCAACCAAGCGAGCGGCTGAGGTCGTAGATGCGCGAATCTCGTCGCTCATAGAGGGCCGTACTTCCTCGCCTCGCTTTGTGCAGCATGCTCTGTCGGTCACAAACGTTCGGATCGCTTTGCAGCGCAAGTCGAGCGCAGCTTGGAGATTCGAGCAACAGCTCTGGCGAAAGATCCAGGGCTCCAAGGAACACGAACTCCGACCAGACGGACTCCTAATGGCAAGCTTGCCCATCTTTGTCGAGGTCGACATGGGCCACGCTTCGGCGACCCGCTTCAAAGAAAAGCTGACAGCCTATCAGGCCCTTGCCCGTTCTGGCCAGTGCCAGTCGCTGTACGGATTCAGTCAGTTTCGCGTCCTGGTGGTCACAACCGGCCCCTTGCGCTCTCGTCATCTTCGTCGCCTTCAGCCCTCCGACGCAGGGTTTGAGCTTCTTGTTCAAACCTTCGACGAGGTTGGTGCGACCCCGATCACACCTTGGAGTTAA
- a CDS encoding helix-turn-helix domain-containing protein — protein MRLNRPDDWHGEKLAFRIPEAAAVLSISESKLKRLLRSKRLGHIKDEGTTMITRRQIEAYLRERELEQGWTGS, from the coding sequence ATGAGACTCAATCGCCCAGATGATTGGCATGGTGAGAAGCTGGCGTTTCGGATTCCCGAAGCGGCAGCAGTTCTGAGCATCAGTGAGTCGAAATTGAAGCGCCTACTTCGTTCGAAGCGGCTCGGGCACATCAAGGACGAGGGCACGACAATGATCACGCGGCGTCAAATCGAAGCGTACTTGCGGGAAAGAGAGCTTGAGCAAGGTTGGACTGGAAGTTAA